The Drosophila innubila isolate TH190305 chromosome 3R unlocalized genomic scaffold, UK_Dinn_1.0 2_E_3R, whole genome shotgun sequence genome has a segment encoding these proteins:
- the LOC117791874 gene encoding phenoloxidase-activating factor 1, protein MYLYLYPNNGALWAASALFALGLAISCCCTATAETALAESSPTCEIPNETKRGICVPVSQCAAYLQVRNVTNLSSERVNFLKKVQCDVEATKDADNPNVDYKPLVCCPANGQDYLYPVIQFSKFEYRRFLDVTARFKRKKLKRRIQTVEPSTGFNLLNECGKQVTNRIYGGEIAELDEYPWLALLVYHSNNYGCSGALIDDRHILTAAHCVQGEGVRERRGLKHVRLGEFNVKTEPDCIEEPNYLSCADAALDIAFEHIHVHPEYKEYSNYKYNDIAIIRLKHPVSFTHFIMPICLPSKSAQTPLVEGQMFSVSGWGRTDLFNKYFISTHSPIKLKLRIPYVSNENCSKILDLYGVRLGPKQLCAGGEKSKDTCAGDSGGPLMYFDRPHSRWVAYGIVSYGFTQCGSGPGVYTSVLSYISWIESIIKPQS, encoded by the exons ATGTACCTGTACCTCTACCCCAACAACGGCGCATTGTGGGCGGCCAGCGCATTGTTTGCCCTTGGCCTCGCCATCAGCTGTTGCTGCACAGCAACTGCTGAGACAGCCCTCGCTGAGTCCAGTCCCACCTGCGAGATACCCAACGAGACAAAACGCGGCATCTGCGTGCCGGTGAGCCAATGTGCCGCCTATCTGCAGGTGCGCAATGTGACCAATCTCAGCTCCGAGCGGGTGAACTTCCTCAAGAAGGTGCAGTGTGATGTGGAGGCGACAAAGGATGCGGACAATCCCAACGTCGACTACAAACCGCTTGTTTGCTGTCCGGCCAATGGCCAGGATTATCTCTATCCGGTCATACAGTTCTCCAAGTTTGAGTATCGTCGTTTTCTGGACGTCACCGCGAGGTTCAAGCGCAAAAAACTCAAACGACGCATTCAAACCGTTGAACCGAGCACGGGTTTCAATTTGTTGAACGAATGTGGCAAGCAGGTGACAAATCGCATATATGGCGGCGAAATCGCTGAGCTGGACGAATATCCCTGGCTAGCACTGTTGGTCTATCATTCAA acaaCTATGGCTGCAGTGGAGCTTTGATTGATGATCGTCATATTTTGACCGCTGCTCACTGTGTCCAGGGCGAGGGTGTAAGAGAGCGACGTGGACT TAAACATGTGCGTTTGGGCGAGTTCAATGTGAAGACGGAGCCGGATTGCATTGAAGAGCCCAATTATTTGAGCTGTGCAGACGCCGCACTGGATATTGCCTTTGAGCACATACATGTGCATCCGGAGTACAAGGAGTATTCCAATTATAAGTACAATGATATTGCTATAATTCGACTGAAGCATCCGGTTTCATTCACGCACTTCATCATGCCCATTTGCCTGCCAAGCAAAAGCGCCCAAACGCCGCTGGTCGAGGGCCAAATGTTCTCAGTCTCCGGCTGGGGACGCACCGATCTCT TCAACAAGTACTTTATTAGCACACACAGCCCCATCAAGCTGAAGCTGCGCATTCCCTACGTTTCCAATGAGAATTGCAGCAAGATTCTCGATCTCTATGGAGTTCGTTTGGGTCCCAAACAGCTCTGTGCCGGTGGCGAGAAGTCCAAGGATACGTGTGCCGGCGATAGTGGAGGTCCTCTCATGTACTTTGATCGCCCGCATTCCCGCTGGGTAGCCTATGGAATCGTTAGCTACGGCTTCACCCAATGCGGTTCCGGACCCGGAGTTTATACGTCCGTCTTGAGCTACATTAGCTGGATTGAGAGCATCATTAAGCCACAGAGCTGA